A genomic window from Lotus japonicus ecotype B-129 chromosome 1, LjGifu_v1.2 includes:
- the LOC130713862 gene encoding amino acid permease 3-like yields the protein MVKDSIDGFSSLPDSKFYDDDGRPKRTGTVWTTSSHIVTAVVGSGVLSLAWAIAQMGWVAGPVALIIFSSITWYTSLLLAECYRLGDPISGKRNYSFMDAVQNILGTTSAKICGIVQYSSLYGAAIGYTIAGAISMMAITRTNCLHSSGGKNPCPIDSNPYMIGFGVSQIFLSQIPDFPQTWWLSIVAAIMSFTYSFIGLFLGIAKISENGTIKGSLTGVTIRTVTKIEKVWGIFQSFGCIAFAYSFSQILIEIQDTIKNPPSEVKTMKKATKLSISVITVFYMLCGCFGYAAFGDAAPGNLLTGFGYSNAYWLIDIANATILVHMFGAYQVYVQPLFAFIEKEAVKRWPSVNKEYKIPIPGFAPYNLNLFRLVWRTLFVISTTFIAMLIPFFNDVLGILGSLNFWPLTVYFPVEMYIKQKKIPKWSRAWIGLQIISVVCLVVSVMSAIGSVASVALDLKVYKPFVTNF from the exons ATGGTGAAGGACTCCATAGATGGTTTCTCTTCACTGCCCGACTCCAAATTCTATGATGATGATGGCCGTCCTAAACGAACAG GAACCGTTTGGACTACAAGCTCCCACATAGTAACCGCTGTTGTAGGATCTGGGGTGCTGTCTTTAGCATGGGCAATAGCTCAAATGGGTTGGGTTGCTGGTCCTGTAGCGCTGATCATCTTCAGCAGCATTACTTGGTACACTTCATTGCTTCTAGCTGAATGTTATCGTTTAGGAGACCCCATTTCCGGAAAAAGAAACTATTCTTTCATGGATGCAGTTCAGAACATTCTTG GTACTACCAGTGCTAAGATTTGTGGGATAGTCCAGTACTCGAGTCTTTACGGCGCTGCAATAGGATACACAATCGCAGGTGCCATTAGTATGAT GGCAATAACAAGGACTAACTGTCTCCATTCTTCAGGCGGAAAAAACCCATGTCCCATAGATAGCAACCCATACATGATCGGTTTTGGAGTAAGCCAAATTTTCTTATCTCAAATTCCAGATTTTCCTCAAACATGGTGGCTCTCAATTGTTGCAGCAATCATGTCTTTCACTTATTCCTTTATTGGTCTCTTCCTGGGAATTGCTAAAATTTCAG AGAATGGTACCATCAAGGGTAGTCTCACAGGAGTTACCATTAGAACTGtgacaaaaattgaaaaagtgTGGGGGATTTTCCAATCTTTTGGTTGCATAGCCTTCGCCTATTCGTTCTCTCAAATTCTCATTGAAATTCAG GACACCATAAAAAACCCACCATCTGAAGTGAAAACAATGAAGAAGGCCACAAAGTTAAGCATTAGTGTTATCACAGTATTTTACATGCTTTGTGGGTGCTTTGGCTATGCTGCTTTTGGAGACGCAGCACCTGGGAATCTCCTCACTGGATTTGGCTACTCTAACGCATATTGGCTTATAGACATTGCTAATGCAACAATCCTAGTTCACATGTTTGGAGCGTACCAAGTGTATGTCCAACCCCTCTTTGCATTTATTGAGAAAGAGGCAGTAAAAAGGTGGCCATCAGTTAACAAGGAATACAAGATTCCAATTCCTGGTTTTGCTCCTTATAATCTAAACTTGTTTAGATTGGTTTGGAGAACACTGTTTGTTATCTCAACCACTTTCATAGCAATGTTGATTCCATTCTTCAATGACGTTTTGGGGATCCTTGGATCACTGAATTTTTGGCCTTTGACTGTTTATTTCCCAGTGGAGATGTATATAAAGCAGAAGAAGATCCCAAAATGGAGTAGGGCATGGATTGGTCTGCAAATTATAAGTGTAGTTTGCCTTGTAGTGTCAGTTATGTCTGCTATTGGCTCAGTGGCCAGTGTAGCGCTTGACTTAAAGGTTTACAAACCTTTCGTCACAAACTTTTAA